From Fulvivirga lutea:
GGTTGATAAATTTACTTCTGAAAATGTGGACTTAAGAGCGTTTAGAAGTTTATTCAGACCTGGTGATCAGTTGAAAATTAAAATTGAAAGAGTTTCAAGAAGAACGTACACTGGTGAAAATGAAAGAACCAAGCCTCTTCAAGAAATATATAGTATTCCAATTAATTAAGGATAGAAATGTTAAAGTTCAAGAATTGTTTGTTAGTTGTCTTAGCTGGAATGTTGAGTATACCTGCGTGGTCTCAACTGAGTGATGTTGAACAATACAATCCTAACTCTATTGACCCAATAGCCCGATACGAGCATCTTTTTAAAAGAAGAGTGTGGAGAAATATTGATTTAAAAGAAAAACAAAATAAAGGCTTCTTTGCGCGAGGTGGAGAGATCACGTTGTTTCTTTTAAATGCAGTTAAGTCTGGCGAGTTGACAGAGATTTATGTCAATGACTCACTTAAAACTCCTATGTCAAAGGACGAGTTCTTGAATAGTCTTGTTTATCAGGAAGGTGAAACATTCCCTCCTTATGAAAGTGGTGCGGAATATTATAGTGGAGATAGAGTTTCTTACCAAGGAAAAGTTTACGGAGCTATATTCGATACTTATGAACCGCCTTCAAACTTGGATGATTGGGAAGTAATTCCTGGTGCTGGTAAGGCAATCAACTTCCTTCCTCGACAGATAAGCAAGATGAGAATTATGGAAGATGTAATTTTTGACAAGAGAAGGTCTAGATTATATCATCAAATACAGTCAATCCAATTATTTATTCCGGCTTCAGAGACATTAGACGGTGTAGAAAAACCTTTGGGAGTGTTTAAGTATAAGGAGTTGTATACACTATTTAAAGATCACCCTGAAAGTGCAATTTGGATAAACAGATATAACAGCGCAGAGAATAAAAACTTTGCCGATGCTTTTACATTAAGATTATTTAGAGCGTCTCTGTTCAAATTTGAGAATCCAGATGACGATCCTATTGTTGATATGTACAAGAATAGAAAAGAAGCAGTTATGGCTTCAGAATGGTGGGAGATGCAGTTGATGGAGAAGGAACATAACCTTTGGGAATACTAGAAAGAGAAAACAAAATGAGAGGAGAGCAATTGCTCTCCTTTTTTATTTGAAATGGGTTAGAATTAGCTTTGCTTTTGCTGTACCAATTAATTGAGTTATCTCTTCCTTTGAGGCTTCCTTTATTTTCTTTATCGACTTGAATTGTTTGATTAGTTTATCTGCTGTTTCTGAGCCAATCCCTTTTATTTCTGTTAATTCACTCGCCAAGCTACCTTTACTTCTTTTAAGACGATGAAATGTAATGGCAAATCTATGAGCCTCATCTCTTAAATGTTGAAGAAGTCTTAACGTTATTGATTTTTTAGATATATGTACTGGGTACTTGTCTTCAGGGAAATAGATTTCTTCGAGCTTCTTTGCAATACCAATGACAGGTATTTCTCCGTATATACCTAAATCTACCAGAGCCTTCTTAACCATTGATAATTGTCCTTTACCTCCATCAATTACAATTAGGTCTGGATATGATAATCCTTCTTCTTTTAATTTTTTGTACCGCCTTGTTACCACTTCATACATCGAAGCAAAGTCATCTGGTCCTACAACTGTTTTAATATTATAATGCCTGTAATCTTTTTTCGAAGGCTTTCCTTTTTTGAAGCACACCATTGAAGCTACTGGATTCGTTCCTTGTATGTTGCTATTGTCAAAACACTCGATATGTTTTGGTAATGTCTTTAGTGATAAGTCTGTCTTTAGTTGCTCTAGAACTATGATTGATTTATCATGAATAGGTTTCTTTAAAAGCTTGTTCTTTTTATACTCAAAAGCATTTCTTAAAGAAAGATCTATAAGCTTTTTCTTATCACCGATTTGGGGAATTATAGATTGCGTCTCTCCTAGGTTATATTCGAGATTGCTTAAAATTTCTAACCTGTTTATGGAGGAGTCTTTTATGGCATCATAGGATATTGTTTCAAGAATATCTTCTGGTTTTTCATCCAGTATTTTCTTCACTTCAAAGGTCTTTGTAGTGGTGATCGCTCCATTTTCTACGAACATATAATTCACAAAAGCATACTTATCATCTTCGGTTATAGTAAATACTGCAAGGTTGGATAGCTTCGGGTTTACAACAGTAGATTTTGACTGAAATTTTAGCAGGTGATCTAGCTTAGTTTTAAATTTCTCGGCCTCTTCATATCTAAGTTGATCAGCTG
This genomic window contains:
- the porN gene encoding type IX secretion system ring subunit PorN/GldN — translated: MLKFKNCLLVVLAGMLSIPAWSQLSDVEQYNPNSIDPIARYEHLFKRRVWRNIDLKEKQNKGFFARGGEITLFLLNAVKSGELTEIYVNDSLKTPMSKDEFLNSLVYQEGETFPPYESGAEYYSGDRVSYQGKVYGAIFDTYEPPSNLDDWEVIPGAGKAINFLPRQISKMRIMEDVIFDKRRSRLYHQIQSIQLFIPASETLDGVEKPLGVFKYKELYTLFKDHPESAIWINRYNSAENKNFADAFTLRLFRASLFKFENPDDDPIVDMYKNRKEAVMASEWWEMQLMEKEHNLWEY
- the uvrC gene encoding excinuclease ABC subunit UvrC, with translation MQSAGYSIERKDVIPHEPGVYKFYNKESQLIYVGKAKDLKKRVYSYFNKLQGHNRKTRKLVSEIVKFDFTIVNNEVDALLLENNLIKQNQPKYNILLKDDKTFPYICITKERFPRIITTRKLNKDKGEYFGPYSSVVAMNTVLDLIRKLYTIRTCKLHLSKKNIEQKKFKVCLEYHIGNCLGPCEGLQSESDYNHDIQSVRKILKGSLIEVKDHFKTSMQKAADQLRYEEAEKFKTKLDHLLKFQSKSTVVNPKLSNLAVFTITEDDKYAFVNYMFVENGAITTTKTFEVKKILDEKPEDILETISYDAIKDSSINRLEILSNLEYNLGETQSIIPQIGDKKKLIDLSLRNAFEYKKNKLLKKPIHDKSIIVLEQLKTDLSLKTLPKHIECFDNSNIQGTNPVASMVCFKKGKPSKKDYRHYNIKTVVGPDDFASMYEVVTRRYKKLKEEGLSYPDLIVIDGGKGQLSMVKKALVDLGIYGEIPVIGIAKKLEEIYFPEDKYPVHISKKSITLRLLQHLRDEAHRFAITFHRLKRSKGSLASELTEIKGIGSETADKLIKQFKSIKKIKEASKEEITQLIGTAKAKLILTHFK